One Pochonia chlamydosporia 170 chromosome 5, whole genome shotgun sequence DNA segment encodes these proteins:
- a CDS encoding molybdopterin cofactor sulfurase (similar to Aspergillus oryzae RIB40 XP_001825877.1) produces MLLSFLQTCRAALTPSLILQGIAVLAVLLSSVIAGVIYTGRNYAIRRELRQLRRVGVPVEKSNMKDQYDSQFDLAEGSTATGPIRIKAIYIHPVKSFGPIELNRALLTKSGFMYDRCFAFAAEVIEPDLDTGARNKFWRFLSQRTKPGMSLIETELWLPHENSNPNDALVRAGGCVVIRFPDPENPTWLSWFDSLLYTWNPSAIPQVSFIAPLNPSAAQLSTHDLEKEALRPFTIHARTAHGIDMSIVPSVAAALPKLKKFLKISDNTPVTIFKCTDDTLVRTTKNLAPLKYIGSPAVHGYTDQQPIHLSSLSSVHAFSELLPRENQPLNALRFRANIWVTGASAYDEESWKRYRILPGNGAIETHRRARVDPVLCVVCRTSRCTMPNVDPDKGVFNTDTPAADRKKGKPQPSTTLIEYRTVENGNKAALGYMGMHCVPEDRSLNEAQEQNAGLYVQVGDEIEVLERGEHLYGSTGDDY; encoded by the coding sequence ATGCTGCTCTCCTTTTTACAGACTTGTCGGGCCGCATTGACACCCTCACTGATCCTTCAAGGCATCGCGGTGCTTGCGGTTTTGCTGAGTTCCGTGATAGCCGGCGTGATATACACGGGCCGCAACTATGCTATCCGTAGAGAGTTGCGACAACTCAGACGAGTTGGTGTCCCTGTGGAAAAGAGTAACATGAAGGACCAATATGACAGTCAGTTTGACTTGGCTGAAGGAAGCACTGCCACCGGTCCTATCCGCATCAAGGCCATCTACATCCATCCTGTGAAGTCGTTTGGGCCGATCGAGTTGAATCGCGCTCTACTCACCAAGTCTGGATTCATGTATGATCGATGctttgcatttgctgccGAAGTAATTGAGCCGGATCTGGATACTGGTGCAAGAAACAAGTTTTGGCGATTCCTCAGTCAACGAACCAAGCCGGGCATGTCGCTCATTGAGACCGAACTCTGGCTCCCACATGAGAATAGCAATCCGAACGATGCGTTGGTTCGTGCTGGAGGCTGTGTCGTCATCAGATTTCCTGACCCGGAGAACCCAACCTGGCTGAGTTGGTTTGATTCGCTTCTTTACACATGGAACCCGTCGGCGATTCCTCAAGTCTCATTCATTGCGCCGCTCAATCCCTCTGCCGCTCAACTGTCAACACATGACTTAGAGAAGGAGGCTTTGAGACCCTTCACCATTCATGCCCGGACCGCGCACGGCATTGACATGAGCATCGTGCCATCTGTTGCTGCGGCTCTGCcgaagttgaagaagttccTCAAAATCTCTGACAACACACCAGTCACAATCTTCAAGTGTACGGACGATACTCTTGTTCGCACGACAAAGAATCTCGCTCCGCTAAAGTACATCGGATCTCCTGCAGTACACGGCTACACCGACCAGCAACCTATTCATCTCAGCAGCCTGTCCTCTGTGCATGCATTCTCAGAACTCCTGCCCAGGGAGAACCAACCGCTCAATGCGCTGCGATTCCGCGCCAACATCTGGGTCACCGGGGCGTCGGCATACGACGAGGAAAGCTGGAAGAGATATCGCATCCTGCCTGGGAATGGTGCGATCGAAACACACCGACGGGCCCGGGTAGACCCTGTGCTGTGTGTTGTGTGTCGCACATCGAGATGCACAATGCCCAATGTTGACCCAGACAAAGGCGTTTTTAACACAGATACTCCAGCGGCAGATCGGAAGAAAGGAAAGCCACAGCCTAGTACGACGTTGATAGAGTACCGCACggtcgagaatggcaacaAGGCAGCTTTGGGCTACATGGGGATGCACTGCGTGCCAGAGGACCGTAGCTTGAATGAAGCACAAGAGCAAAATGCTGGGTTGTATGTCcaagttggtgatgaaattgaaGTATTGGAACGAGGGGAGCATTTGTATGGGTCGACTGGAGACGACTACTAG
- a CDS encoding ferric-chelate reductase (similar to Cordyceps militaris CM01 XP_006666014.1), with translation MSRLTQLFVALFIVCASAAKPLGREVCVASCYYSLLKIKYAGANAKAEAACTNPLRVKSTYYCMRLHCEEDDISPGIDWWAATCKNSTKVVNQKAYKSTSSNATDSYLASLPTVKQNQKNVLDTPAVPSADNWEVVYRTVYTYSAMRDYHNAVRWIPYGFWAIVLLAGMLSRAWSFIPSKTFGTAVSSDEAASNGSGIPEKLKRLIKFDLLLSPTFAYRHHQPWGWFTVPTRLQSLTILSYIALHIILSAVHYPIYDESYYYSSRRVQALRYFSDRLGGLMSSTLPWLFLFGARSNPFSLLTGWSYRTFSLFHRWIAIVLLVEALIHGIAFSAFYVNDKGWETYRENLKSDEKFVFGIMATTSLGLAAGFAFSEIRKRAYELFKATHIVLAVIFLAAIYEHVKDQFSGVYKVWVWVCVAVWGFDYVCRIARILHMNYKALIGDNTPAVASYSEETGMIRLQVYPSTSSKRQTPGQYYFLYFGGFRFWQSHPFSLAGRSIEQRVPMLQLHNDERKSPNISSQVIESETHLGKPYLTFLIRPRDGMTRELRDIVAKKNASARLGVILEGPYGSSVDISRFKNVLFVAGGSGITAILPYIRRIFEDREDGVDIPDTKLVWAVRHEGFARDVLANDLQATEASPAAEAKLLLQFFVSSGLDGSETASSTDTNGHYLPDTRFRHGRPNVVSMVQGFVNEAQSPMAVFVCGPSKMADDTRSAVIEHGKRSCKTVELFEEMYGW, from the exons ATGTCTCGTCTAACGCAGCTGTTTGTTGCTCTTTTCATTGTGTGTGCCAGCGCTGCCAAGCCTCTTGGTCGTGAGGTTTGTGTGGCTTCTTGCTACTACTCCCTTCTCAAGATTAAGTATGCTGGGGCAAACGCCAAAGCAGAGGCTGCGTGTACGAATCCTCTGCGAGTAAAATCAACGTACTACTGTATGAGGCTTCACTGTGAAGAGGATGATATCAGTCCCGGCATTGATTGGTGGGCAGCGACGTGTAAGAACTCGACAAAGGTTGTCAACCAAAAAGCCTACAAGTCAACATCTAGCAATGCTACGGATTCCTACCTTGCTAGTTTACCTACCGTTAAACAGAACCAGAAAAATGTCTTGGACACCCCTGCTGTTCCATCAGCGGACAACTGGGAAGTTGTGTATCGCACGGTATATACATATAGTGCCATGCGAGACTACCACAACGCAGTCAG ATGGATACCGTACGGATTTTGGGCGATTGTGCTACTCGCCGGGATGTTGAGTAGAGCATGGTCGTTTATTCCATCGAAAACCTTCGGCACCGCAGTCTCAAGCGACGAAGCCGCTTCGAACGGATCAGGAATTCCAGAAAAGCTTAAGCGGTTGATCAAATTTGATCTGCTGCTCTCGCCGACTTTTGCATACCGACATCATCAGCCATGGGGATGGTTCACTGTTCCCACAAGACTTCAGTCACTGACAATCCTGTCCTACATTGCCCTGCACATTATACTAAGTGCGGTGCACTACCCCATATACGACGAGAGTTACTA CTATTCTAGCAGGAGAGTTCAAGCCCTGCGATATTTTTCGGATAGGCTAGGCGGGTTGATGTCAAGCactttgccttggcttttCCTCTTCGGCGCGAGATCCAACCCCTTTTCACTTTTAACAGGTTGGAGCTATAGAACTTTCAGCTTATTTCATCGATGGATAGCTATTGTTCTATTGGTTGAGGCTCTCATACATGGAATCGCCTTCTCTGCGTTTTATGTCAACG ATAAGGGTTGGGAGACGTACAGGGAGAACTTGAAAAGTGACGAGAAATTTGTTTTTGGAATTATG GCAACAACATCTTTAGGCCTAGCTGCAGGATTTGCTTTTTCTGAAATTAGGAAACGTGCATACGAATTGTTTAAAGCGACTCATATTGTTCTCGCTGTAATCTTCCTGGCAGCAATCTATGA ACACGTCAAGGACCAGTTTTCAGGAGTCTACAAagtttgggtttgggtttgtGTAGCAGTCTGGGGCTTTGACTACGTTTGCCGGATTGCACGAATATTGCACATGAACTACAAGGCACTCATCGGAGATAATACGCCTGCCGTAGCAAGTTACAGCGAGGAGACAGGCATGATTAGATTGCAAGTCTATCCGTCGACAAGTTCAAAAAGACAAACGCCAGGACAGTATTACTTTCTTTATTTTGGCGGCTTCCGTTTCTGGCAGAGTCATCCGTTCAGCCTCGCAGGCCGTTCCATTGAACAGAGGGTGCCGATGCTGCAGCTACACAATGACGAAAGGAAATCCCCAAATATCTCGAGTCAAGTTATCGAGTCAGAAACTCATTTAGGAAAGCCGTATCTCACATTTCTCATCCGCCCCCGCGATGGTATGACAAGAGAGTTGCGAGATATTGtggcgaagaagaatgccTCTGCTCGCCTGGGAGTCATCCTGGAGGGACCTTACGGATCGTCAGTGGATATTAGCAGATTCAAAAACGTTCTTTTTGTGGCTGGGGGAAGTGGAATCACAGCTATTTTGCCTTACATTCGGAGAATCTTCGAGGACCGAGAAGATGGCGTTGACATTCCCGACACTAAACTTGTCTGGGCTGTCCGACATGAAGGTTTTGCTCGTGACGTACTGGCAAATGATCTTCAAGCTACTGAAGCTTCACCTGCGGCCGAAGCAAAGCTATTGCTACAATTCTTTGTGTCTTCAGGCTTAGATGGGTCTGAAACAGCTTCCAGCACGGATACAAATGGCCACTATTTACCTGACACAAGGTTCAGGCATGGTAGACCGAATGTTGTGTCAATGGTGCAGGGCTTCGTAAACGAAGCTCAGAGCCCAATGGCggtgtttgtttgtggccCGAGTAAAATGGCCGATGACACTCGGTCCGCCGTCATTGAGCACGGAAAGAGAAGTTGTAAGACCGTAGAGTTATTTGAAGAAATGTATGGATGGTAG
- a CDS encoding glucose-methanol-choline oxidoreductase (similar to Verticillium alfalfae VaMs.102 XP_003008369.1): protein MYSKRMKDGYARLPSSSEPGLDGGKKVPKTQNYPRISCPVELIQPSYDCVVIGSGYGGGIAASRMARTGKSVCVLERGKERWPGEYPVGLKDVFSELHTTGASTRWPLGRGSPTGMYHIVAGQGQSALMCNGLGGTSLINANVFLEADEATLSMETWPPEIRQNPKCLNQYYQRVRDVLEPTPYPDDWPKLKKMEIFKRQAHMMGLGSRYYKVPQTTRFRPGINSCGVDMLPSSLTGQDATGVNDNSKTTTLVTYLADAWNWGAEMFCECEVRYIEKVKDSRGGYIVYFAWHGHKRGKFKDRLYEDLLWVHARDAVFPGAGSLGTTEILLRSKELGLPMSDCVGQGMSGNGDMLTFGYNTNRDVNAIGRQRPNPQNPVGPTINATIDMRGNLGKPLDGFVVQEGAVPQALARLMQTIVDLQPNGNHKKVSSIRRAGKAVARWKSRLLGPYVCGGAVQKTQIFLIMSHDGSQATLRLENDKPILEFLGVGHSDRVKRLHALLAKATEAVGGTIVDNPFHGVFGDQHQVTAHPLGGASMSWNGTGAHGVTNHVGEVFLDNSTSETHSGLIVVDGAVIPGALGVNPGATISALAERAVEHYARLNGLHISRESNGVLDLYGNPAHCLRPQTPDITTTIQGSARTLSLTRTTDERRLMRRLDPVRHGGPNTVSFTERMSGYLHARNNLRLHEKGGHTNAFQAGRSRGEAARLLTSNVMYVAERVDYKSPKRLYKGVVTGILTCPSINGSPFMISRGEVELLRPDEEVSETIKVTYRFDMAGINGRRLGFHGYKVIDSSVSMSFKQMWRSTTTLNVTITELDDTRPSTQSACASTSTSPRYEALAKQNQENTAAEYGSSERTIAAGVLRIRFSDFRKQLLTLTPMGKSLLAKAATLTQFTFYFSSKLVPHFLLPMAPLQYTTMQHAEFINPTPPTQTVIVTASDGVRTKLHMWEPQIENLAEDAFGNPVSVQNLFMIPGAAVDHQIYALPTIPINAVNYFTRAGYRVFVTVHRIGIVDHPEDKSWTTYDARLDIKACLEHIRATQNTKKVYTIAHCMGSVAFACGLLDGTIPADWILGITCSQVFMNPVWSKSNIFKTSIGLDKVYARLAGHWFNCRASTKEGVLQSAINQLLRFLPDQRGEKCSNACCHRITLLFGRCWSHFNLNEATHRHMDRFFNGANMTLMPLLMRMGRFGAVSTNGPTYQDLTGAHNVERLRGIPFFFFSGGDSDVLSPVATQKTYEKLCDTFGLSAGRACGGVQYRRKVIPGYGHLDGWMGRNAWRDVYPMVREEVDRVVKGEAYRFQERANPFSDAMAMQRLDDI from the exons ATGTACTCGAAGAGGATGAAAGACGGATACGCCCGCCTTCCATCGTCCAGTGAACCTGGACTGGATGGCGGGAAGAAAGTACCCAAGACACAGAACTACCCACGCATATCATGCCCCGTTGAGCTGATACAACCGTCATACGATTGCGTTGTCATTGGCTCCGGATATGGCGGTGGTATTGCTGCTTCGCGAATGGCCCGCACTGGGAAGTCTGTCTGTGTTCTTGAGAGAGGAAAGGAGCGGTGGCCAGGCGAATATCCTGTAGGACTGAAAGACGTGTTCAGCGAATTACATACTACGGGAGCTTCAACAAGATGGCCATTGGGTCGTGGGTCTCCAACTGGCATGTACCATATAGTTGCTGGGCAAGGCCAAAGCGCCCTAATGTGTAATG GCTTGGGGGGCACCAGCCTGATTAATGCAAACGTCTTCTTGGAGGCAGACGAAGCCACATTATCGATGGAAACATGGCCACCAGAAATCCGACAGAACCCAAAATGCTTAAACCAAT ATTATCAAAGAGTGAGAGACGTGCTGGAGCCAACTCCTTATCCGGACGACTGGCCAAAGCTGAAAAAAATGGAAATCTTCAAACGGCAAGCTCACatgatgggcttgggaaGCCGATACTACAAAGTTCCACAAACCACACGCTTCCGTCCCGGAATAAATAGCTGTGGAGTTGACATGTTGCCGTCTTCACTGACTGGACAAGACGCAACAGGGGTCAATGACAACTCAAAGACAACCACACTGGTGACGTATCTTGCGGATGCGTGGAACTGGGGTGCTGAGATGTTTTGCGAGTGCGAGGTGAGGTATATCgagaaggtcaaggacaGCCGTGGAGGTTATATTGTGTACTTTGCCTGGCATGGCCACAAGCGCGGCAAGTTCAAGGACCGACTTTACGAAGATTTACTATGGGTGCATGCCCGAGATGCGGTTTTCCCCGGAGCGGGTTCTCTGGGGACCACTGAAATTCTTTTGAGAAGCAAAGAGCTGGGCTTGCCGATGAGTGACTGCGTTGGACAGGGCATGAGCGGGAATGGTGATATGCTGACTTTTGG GTACAACACTAACCGTGACGTAAATGCCATCGGGCGGCAACGGCCGAATCCTCAGAACCCAGTTGGACCGACCATCAACGCGACTATTGATATGCGAGGAAACCTTGGCAAACCGCTGGACGGTTTTGTCGTGCAAGAAGGGGCAGTACCACAGGCACTGGCTAGGCTTATGCAAACCATAGTGGATTTGCAACCTAATGGAAATCATAAGAAAGTATCGAGTATTCGTCGAGCAGGAAAAGCCGTTGCGAGATGGAAAAGTCGATTACTGGGACCATATGTGTGTGGCGGCGCAGTGCAGAAAACGCAAATATTTCTGATCATGTCACATGATG GCAGTCAAGCAACGCTAAGATTAGAGAATGACAAGCCCATACTTGAGTTTCTGGGCGTTGGGCATAGCGATCGAGTGAAGCGACTTCATGCCTTGCTCGCGAAAGCAACGGAGGCAGTTGGAGGAACGATAGTAGATAACCCTTTTCATGGTGTCTTTGGTGATCAGCATCAAGTTACCGCACATCCCCTTGG TGGCGCATCCATGTCCTGGAACGGTACAGGTGCTCATGGGGTCACAAATCATGTTGGTGAAGTGTTTCTGGACAACAGTACTTCTGAAACACATTCTGGTctcattgttgttgatggtgcaGTGATTCCAGGGGCTCTTGGTGTGAACCCAGGAGCGACAATATCTGCGTTAGCTGAGAGGGCTGTTGAGCACTATGCGCGACTTAATGGCCTTCATATCAGTAGGGAATCTAATGGAGTCCTAGATTTGTATGGCAATCCAGCTCACTGCCTTCGACCACAAACACCCGACATAACGACCACCATTCAAGGTTCTGCTCGGACATTGAGTTTGACTAGAACGACTGACGAGAGGCGTCTTATGCGACGCTTGGATCCAGTACGACATGGTGGACCTAACACTGTCTCGTTCACAGAACGTATGTCTGGATATCTACATGCACGAAACAACTTGCGCCTTCATGAAAAAGGGGGACATACAAATGCGTTCCAGGCAGGTAGATCCCGGGGCGAGGCGGCACGGCTGCTCACGAGTAACGTCATGTATGTTGCGGAACGAGTCGATTATAAAAGCCCGAAAAGACTGTACAAAGGAGTAGTCACCGGTATCCTGACATGTCCGTCTATCAACGGATCGCCATTCATGATATCTCGCGGCGAAGTGGAGTTGCTACGGCCGGATGAAGAGGTTTCGGAGACGATCAAAGTGACGTATCGGTTTGACATGGCAGGTATTAATGGCCGTCGTCTTGGTTTCCACGGATACAAGGTCATTGACTCATCGGTGTCGATGAGCTTCAAACAAATGTGGCGTTCCACAACTACGCTCAATGTCACTATCACGGAGCTTGATGACACCAGGCCATCGACACAATCAGCGTGTGCATCAACCAGCACATCACCCAGATATGAGGCTCTCGCCAAACAAAATCAAGAAAACACAGCAGCAGAATACGGGTCCAGTGAGAGAACAATCGCCGCAGGAGTTTTACGAATACGATTCAGCGACTTCCGGAAACAGCTTTTGACGCTGACACCGATGGGCAAGTCTCTGCTTGCAAAGGCTGCAACACTGACTCAGTTCACATTTTATTTCAGTAGTAAACTCGTTCCCCATTTCCTATTACCCATGGCACCCCTACAGTATACTACAATGCAGCACGCCGAATTCATTAACCCGACTccaccaacacaaacagTTATCGTCACCGCGAGTGATGGAGTACGGACGAAATTACACATGTGGGAGCCACAAATCGAGAATCTTGCTGAAGATGCCTTTGGAAATCCTGTGTCTGTTCAAAACTTGTTCATGATTCCTGGAGCCGCGGTCGACCACCAAATATATGCTCTACCTACCATCCCTATAAACGCAGTCAACTATTTTACACGAGCTGGCTATCGGGTTTTTGTTACTGTTCATCGAATAGGTATCGTGGACCACCCTGAAGATAAATCTTGGACAACATATGACGCCAGACTGGATATCAAAGCCTGCCTGGAGCACATCCGAGCCACTCAAAACACGAAGAAGGTGTATACAATTGCACATTGCATGGGATCCGTAGCCTTTGCATGCGGATTGCTTGATGGCACAATTCCAGCCGATTGGATTCTAGGAATTACGTGCAGCCAGGTGTTTATGAACCCTGTATGGAGCAAATCGAACATATTCAAGACATCTATCGGGCTGGACAAAGTTTATGCTCGCTTGGCTGGCCACTGGTTTAATTGTAGAGCCTCGACTAAGGAGGGTGTGCTTCAAAGCGCCATAAACCAATTACTACGATTCTTACCAGATCAAAGGGGTGAAAAATGCAGCAATGCCTGTTGCCATCGCATTACGCTGCTATTCGGGCGTTGTTGGAGCCACTTCAACCTGAACGAGGCAACGCACCGACATATGGACCGATTCTTCAATGGCGCGAACATGACGCTTATGCCTCTACTGATGCGCATGGGACGCTTTGGTGCTGTATCAACGAATGGCCCGACATACCAAGACCTCACAGGGGCGCATAACGTGGAGCGCTTAAGAGGCATTCcgttttttttcttttccggAGGAGACAGTGATGTTCTCTCACCGGTAGCCACACAGAAGACGTATGAAAAGCTGTGTGACACTTTCGGTCTGTCTGCTGGAAGAGCATGTGGAGGTGTACAGTATCGCAGAAAGGTGATTCCCGGCTATGGCCATCtggatggctggatgggaCGGAATGCGTGGAGAGATGTGTATCCGATGGTACGAGAGGAGGTTGACCGAGTTGTCAAGGGGGAAGCCTACCGGTTCCAAGAACGTGCGAATCCTTTTAGTGATGCTATGGCGATGCAAAGACTTGATGACATATAA
- a CDS encoding ankyrin repeats (3 copies) domain-containing protein — MAEDIGLDSKADSARRLSEVAEPHTSCEIFKTPPNLALRWQPPQDFTPPPEDFDTDNADLLPVRQDPIFGGDLHTPGWARGNGAQKEGYCARCPTFHWVNIPDGSYGSHLTYFHGVPDSGVPLPRPKSIRQVHGRVHVWEGYCEPCGKWRVLKKSSRGWNWYRHWLDDHKQLVEKQTEAAQNGAGCCELQVHEKDSAAEQTTMSNKTDGMEALEVRTERLHDNAYVHKKLIFFSQNDLSEQLVHTIKEAVKIRSDADIKLIANLRDDVGQTMLMRAALRGDADVVDLLLDLGADIDARTADQSTALDFAADAGFYELGARILNFGRDTAPSHVFNKNQGQNVTEPAAKADAKASTSEPALECLSDIGLLAWNDDIKDMKKLLDNDESYHSEINIEDGGKCGLSPFMLAYVRHNSDMMQLLLEKGANINATSKQGWTALMLAASMGNVAAVAFLVSKGADVNHLSADRWTALTNATKKGSIECMRVLLRAGADPNIKVQSDWTPIMHAAYRGDIAAVGCLLSAGASIEESSARDETVMLLAAAAGSTRVVRRLLDAGCPPEPAWSRIRSTSNEGTNTESEWLCSESESAPLQTSQQQAERRYGIGWTPLMLACQNGSLGVVVMLLDAGANTRPRSPMMKTALEIAKENGRVVIADYLSSWEARNGKA; from the exons ATGGCGGAAGATATTGGCCTAGACTCCAAGGCAGACTCTGCACGCAGGCTCTCAGAAGTGGCAGAACCGCACACGTCGTGTGAGATCTTCAAGACGCCTCCCAATCTTGCTCTCCGCTGGCAACCCCCACAAGATTTCACGCCTCCACCAGAGGACTTTGATACAGACAATGCTGACCTATTGCCGGTCCGTCAAGATCCAATCTTTGGTGGGGATCTCCATACACCAGGCTGGGCTCGTGGCAATGGTGCTCAGAAAGAAGGATATTGTGCTAGATGCCCAACATTTCACTGGGTCAATATCCCCGACGGCAGCTATGGCTCCCATCTGACATACTTCCACGGTGTTCCTGATTCAGGAGTTCCTCTACCTCGACCAAAGAGCATTCGGCAAGTTCATGGCAGAGTACATGTGTGGGAGGGATACTGCGAACCTTGTGGGAAGTGGAGAGTATTGAAGAAAAGCAGTCGAGGCTGGAACTGGTATCGTCATTGGCTTGAT GACCACAAGCAACTGGTTGAGAAACAAACAGAGGCTGCTCAAAATGGAGCCGGATGCTGCGAACTCCAGGTTCATGAAAAAGACAGTGCCGCTGAGCAAACAACGATGAGTAACAAGACTGATGGCATGGAAGCTCTCGAGGTCCGCACAGAGCGCCTTCATGACAACGCATACGTCCACAAAAAGCTGATATTCTTCTCGCAAAACGACCTGTCCGAACAATTGGTTCACACTATTAAAGAAGCTGTGAAAATTCGCTCAGATGCGGACATCAAGCTGATTGCGAATTTACGGGATGATGTTGGACAGACCATGTTGATGCGAGCAGCCTTACGAGGCGACGCAGACGTCGTTGATCTACTCCTAGATCTCGGGGCGGATATTGATGCTCGAACAGCAGATCAAAGCACTGCTCTGGATTTTGCGGCGGACGCTGGGTTTTACGAGCTCGGGGCGCGAATTCTGAATTTTGGTCGCGATACAGCTCCATCTCACGTCTTCAACAAAAATCAGGGACAAAATGTGACTGAGccagctgcaaaagctgATGCCAAGGCGTCGACCTCCGAGCCCGCCCTCGAATGTCTTTCAGATATAGGACTACTAGCTTGGAACGACGACATAAAGGAcatgaagaagttgttggacAACGACGAGTCCTACCATTCCGAAataaacattgaagacgGTGGAAAATGCGGCCTATCACCATTCATGTTGGCTTACGTGCGCCATAACTCtgacatgatgcagcttTTATTAGAGAAAGGTGCCAATATTAACGCGACCTCCAAACAAGGGTGGACGGCACTCATGCTCGCCGCGAGTATGGGGAATGTCGCGGCCGTGGCTTTCTTGGTCTCCAAGGGCGCGGATGTCAACCATTTGTCTGCAGACAGATGGACAGCACTGACAAATGCTACGAAAAAAGGTTCTATTGAGTGTATGAGGGTTCTTTTGAGAGCTGGTGCAGATCCCAACATCAAAGTGCAGTCTGACTGGACTCCAATAATGCATGCCGCATATCGCGGGGACATTGCGGCCGTGGGATGCCTTTTGAGCGCTGGCGCATCTATAGAAGAGAGCTCCGCCAGAGACGAGACGGTGATGCTGCTAGCTGCGGCTGCTGGATCGACCCGAGTTGTTCGACGTTTGCTAGACGCTGGATGCCCTCCGGAGCCAGCTTGGTCTAGGATACGCTCAACTTCAAATGAAGGGACGAACACAGAGTCTGAGTGGCTTTGTTCGGAGTCAGAGTCCGCGCCCCTGCAGACgtcgcagcagcaagccgAACGGCGTTACGGTATTGGATGGACGCCGCTGATGTTGGCGTGTCAAAACGGGagtcttggtgttgtcgtgATGCTCTTGGACGCTGGTGCCAATACGAGACCAAGAAGTCCCATGATGAAGACCGCGCTGGAGATTGCCAAGGAAAATGGCCGTGTGGTAATAGCTGATTATCTTTCTAGCTGGGAAGCTCGGAATGGAAAAGCTTAA